The sequence CGCGACTCGCCATCAGAAGATCGTAGCTTCGTTTTAACTcggaagagagaaagaagatacTCACTTGTTTAACACTCCTTTGCATAAAGATTATTAGTATGAAATGATATCTTTGCCTTTCTctccaaaacaaaatcaaacggataaagaagaagaagaaaaaaggtacGAGAGAGTACTTGAAGTGATCCGGAAGAAATGATCCAGAAGACACTGATACAGGATAGGTGTTTTGCCGTTTTACGTTCGCTTCAAGTTTTATACTCTTTGTGGGTTATAGACATGATACGAATTGACATACTCGGTTAATTAAGCTGCTAATACTAGCACTAATACGTGTAAAACCACCTTTGCATTGCTAACATCCGCAAAAGGTACGAGGATCGACAGGGCAACATTTTTACCTCCGCTTCGGGGCAGCCAAATCTCAGGATCGTTGAGCTCCGGTGAACTTGTACCAACATTGTTGCGAAGATTGGTACAAAAATTTGAAGGCACCTTTAAATTCTTCAAAACTGTACAGAAAGCAAAATTTTTGCCCTTTGTTAAGGCAAAATATCCATCTTTCATTGTTGCTTTACCCGTCTTGTCATCTACTTTCAACCATAACCACTTTTTAATCCCCATAGCTTCCATATATTTACGTGCACTATGACCATCTTTTGACTACAATGTGCTTAGTTATATTCTTCTCGGTATGCATAACATTTGTACAATGTCGGACTGCATTAATTCCCCAATATGGCAAATCATAAAGGATAGACCTTCGATAAAATAGCAAGTGATCTGAAATTTCTTCACCTACATCCCCTTCAGCTCATCTTTTACGTTTTTTTTATGGTGTTTTTCCCTTAccctgtttggttttcaaattagATACCATTTCTTGAAATTGCAATCCTGTTAGTGGCCATGGATCTTTACCGTGTTCTACTCCACCGAAGTTTGTTTTATCATCTCTAAACTTGTGTCTGGATGACAGCCATCTTCGATGTCCCATATAACATAGCTTCTTACAATACGACAACCACTCAACAACTGTTTCTTCTCCACAAGTTGGACAAGCTAAACACCCatgagttacacatccataaagaACCCCTAATGCTGGAAAGTCATGAATTTCCCATAACAACCTAGCTCTCATCAGAAATTCAGAATTAGTGAAGCTGTCAAAAGTCATAACACCTTCATTCCATAACTCTTTCAACTCTTCTATCAATGATTGTAAGTAAACATCGATACGTTTACTTGGTGCTCTCAAGCCTGATATCAACAAACATAACATAGAGAACTCccgcttcatacacatcgaaggAGGAAGGTTGTACGGATAGAGAATCATCGGCCAACAACTGTAACTGAGACCAAAGCATCCATTGGGGTTGAAGCCGTCAGTTGTTATCCTAAGAGTAATATTTTGTGCTCCCTTAGCAAACTCTAGACATAAATTATCCGCACAATGCCAAGCTGAAGAGTCCACAGGATGGCGCATTACACAAATATCTTTTTGTGCTCTAAAATGCCAAAGCATCGCCTCTGCTATCCATGGTATACTATAAAACCTTTTCAGCCTTGCAATTATTGGAAAATGACTCAACGTCTTCTGCGAAACTTGAGTAAGTTTTCTCTCATCATTGAAAACTCTTACATTCCGAGGTTCTTGACATACATGACACTTCAGCAATGAACTCTTATCCTTCCAATACAGTATACAATCATTTACATAAGCATCGTAAGTTACATAATACATCCCCAGCTCTTGAATCATCTTCTTGATATCTGGAAACTTACATGGAAGGGTGTTTCCTTCGGGAAGCAACTCGTTCATCAATTCTAACATTGAATTAGTACCATTATATGAAATCCCATAATGAGTCTTTATGTTGTTCACCATTGTCGCTGCGTACAATGCTGACTTTCTTTTAGGACACTTAGGATATAATGGTTCTCTTTCCCGCTCAGCCGCTGATCTATTTTTCTTACAACACCTGCTGGTTCCGACATTTTCATCCACATCCATCTCTGCTCTAACATTCTCATCCACATCCAAACCTGCTGTAACATTCTCATCCACATCCACACCTGCTGTAACATTCCCATCCACACCCACACCTGTTGTATCCCTATGTATTGACCGTGCTTCTTCTACTGAACTTTCCCCATGGTGACGCCATATTGTATAGGCCAAACAAATACCATATTTGAGCAAATGCAATGATATCTCACTAAGTGAAACTGAACCTTTACCATTCATACAATGTCGAAAGGGACATGAAAATACAGTCCTCTCACCACCATTGTTCTTGGCAAACTGTATAAATGACCTCACACCTTGTACGTATTCACTAGACTTACGGTCACACATCATCCATTTCTTGTTCTCATCAGATGATATACTACCCTTCAAAACTGAATTTGCAAGATCGAACCAAGTACTTAGTCCTAGTGGTAGAGTTGCCAAGGCCCTCAAGTTAACGACATGAACATTCTCTAAAAGAATAGAGgatgagctacaagtagctttttCTAAACACCACTAAGACTACTATCGTCATGCTCACAGAGATTCAATCAAGATCAAAAGCAGACTTACaaaatgaaaagacgagggtacccaaatacaccacaatatttttgttttcaacctataagtcctcttaccgaaagtgatcgtctatggacagagtcgagacaatacaactaatcagtattcacactttgtgtgattgtctatggatacgagatcgagacaatacgactaccaaagtttgatacttgataataggttcgtacttaaccaaactgtataggatcactatcatgtatatcagagttaacgtttgtgtaatttactttagattatataaaaaaatataattgcggaaaacaaaagtaagtcacacggcaagattttgttaacgaggaaaactgcaagtgcaaaaaaaaaccgggacctagtccagaattgaataccctcagaattaagccgttatacaaaatctacaccaacttcgtatagttgagaccaagcaactacctatagttcacttagtttcctcagtatccctgcgcttacgacttcgaaggtcacgcactggtacaattcctttggattgtattccaaacagtaaaggaacaacaaatctgtctagtaaaaactctattgattctttcaagataaagatatctcaagtcatacgcaaaggttcttccatttaatctaataaactcctttgcttgGTTAGATAAatttatccaataactacaaaagcgGTTAAGTTTAGATTcataatcaatcaatatagatctcgacgagaaactataaagtgatgccgatctcaggaaactaatcaatcgaataaatccgattctagttggatcccagccgatcaaggtttgtgtacACACAAATATATGAGaactaaataagaaatcttcttcgtcttcagatcttctttaatcttcaataataacctgcacaacaccatttgaatcttttgtgatcaattacacataaaacggagtctgttaacaatggatgtctttagatctacaaaaagttctaaagatcccgtcgatacttttatctagtttgaatgaatcttatatcagaagagaagattctcaagaataaacaaacaaggtgcaatcaaagtttaaacaaccattagtcaatcaaatcaaccgaaaactaataacactgcaattatctagttttccaccaacggtactcatagagcttcttgatcccacagaagtctttaaacgagcgttcataagagatttcacctaattaggatattttcctctccgattagacggctccaccggAAACAACAAGAgctgaagtttgcctggctcttaggatagtttgctagaaatgtaaacttaggtatttatagaccaagaatgGTTGGGCACCAagaaattttcaaaaccgaaaatattctcaagatatgcaatgaataaaaaaaatcggttttcctaattctaataaatgcttgtccaaaatttccgaaatctctcaatagaaaatctccaattagtaattgcacattactaatttttattctctagagatatgtatttaattgctggtaatcaaagcatataaaaccaaaaaccttaatcaaaagattctcaatttatttcggcacatgatctccttgagtactaaggaatatctttgaacaataaatgataagagttattgtacgtgttcaaagtatgttgacatctcttcattgtaaatccatattcatatttacatggatttacattcttggaaatcggtcataccacacttccaaataagtttataaTTAGTTCacttgtattccaagacaactatgtgattgatcaaatatcaaatcacatacatgggttcaatcggttctaccaattactaggatctattatacctcaatatggaaatacttgtgatcggtcacacaagttaccaggaccagttacatcagttaccaggatcggttaccatattcccatggtattgcttgtgatcggttacaccagttaccaagaccggttacaccagttaccaggaccagttaccaattacaaggatcgattacacaataaTTCCTGATCGGTCTCACCAAaaactaggatcggtcacaccaattacaaatatcgatcataccatctcatggtgattacttaggatggattacaccaattaataaaaactagtcataccaaatcataagtcagacattgtgattagttataccaagatacataacataggtATGATCGGttttaccatctcacacatattggtaatcaaagattgtgcaATGAATaatcgtaccaataagcctaatcatttccctttcgattcataaaacaagttcatgaatgtacttcctttaaaagaatgtaaaacattgtttcctaggatgaaatcttcaccataacccattcacataatcataacagtatatacgagattatgtcgatgtcatatctacgaagttcaaaagataagcgttatactttgtagtttaattccctaatactatgatcatacaaatatgaccgtgtcacatcactagagtattataaaaTATGTACACTATATACAgcctcgcagttatgttttcaataaagcatgacttgaaagatacgttaggaatgaaacagttcgagtcaatattactaacctcaagtggaaggatgaggTCGTCGtcgtagttcgttacttcttcacattcttcaggtattcagagtaatacttgtatgtctcaacattcttagactttctagtctaacctaaacgaagttgactctagtatataatcaagcgactttagatgagttttgacacagtaaaatatgacaaccaaacttgacataccaacgcttggtgagtttaaCCGAGCTATGCACTAACACAAAACTTACTAAGTTCATTTCATACAAACTCATAAAAATTCCTAAGTTCACAAATTAAACAGAATAGTCCTGGTGGTTCAGGGTTGCCGAAGCCCTATACATTAACGACAACAATCTCCTCTCAGAGATGAGAGAATGAGCCATAATTTCACCACTAGAACTATAATCATCATGCTCACTGAAAATCAATCAAGAACAAAGCATACTTACAAACTTCTTAAGTCAAATTCATAAAAACTTGTAAACAAAACATAATAACTATTTATATTGATgtctgaaaagatgagggtacctaggggtgcacataccctacccatacccgccaaccctaccctacccgccagttttttaaccgtatcctaccctatccactatttggcgggtagggtggcaggtaaagattttcttaaccgccagtaaacgggtagggtggcgggtataggccatatcctacccaccctacctagaagtgcacataccctactcctacccgcctaccctaccctacccgccagttttttaaccgtatcctaccctatccattatttggcgggtagggtggcgggtaaagattttcttaaccgccggtaaacgggtagggtggcgggtataggccatatcctacccaccctacccgttgtgcagccctaagggtacccaaatatacctcaatctaaaaattttccacctataagtcctttgtccgaaagtgattgtctatggactgagtcgagacaatacaactaatcggttcacatttcgtgtgatcgtctatggatacgagatcaagacaatacgacaacaatataacttgtgtgattgactatggatacaagatcgagacaatacaacaacgaagtatgattacttgataataggttctgacttaaccaaacacaataggattgctatcaagtaattaggaattaacgtttgtgtattttacttctaattataataaaaacaattataattgcggaaatagaaaagtaaaagacacaacaagattttgttaacgaggaaaccgcaaatgcagaaaaaccccgggaccttatccagaattgaatactctcaggattaatccgatatacaaaatctaaaccaacttcgtatagttgagaccaagcaactaaacctatagttcacctagttccgtctgtatccctgcgcctccaacttgtaaaaagtcacgcacttggaacaatttctttggttcgtattccaaacggtaaaggaacaacaaatctattcggtaacaactcttttcaaacaagtgatatgagtttggtaaaaggctcttccgtttatcccaataaactcctttgtcaggttcttagatctatctatcaatACAACtatcaaagtaattgtctagattttgcaatcaatactcttagtcacaaagacaatatattgatgccgatctactcaaataatcaatcaaaattatcacaaatataaaccgattatagttggaccccagccgatcaagttttgtgcacaccaaagattatgaactcaaacaagcaatcttctttgtcttcaaatcttcttagatattcaataaacacctgcacacaatcaactttaatctcttgtgatcaatcacacacataacggagtctgttaacaatggattatcacaagacgtctttagatctacaaacagtttaaagatccccgttgaaacttcgatctagtttgagtgaatcttatatccgaagagaagattctcaagcataaacaaactaggtgcaatcaaagttcaacaaccgttagccaatcaaatcaatcgaaaactaataataaagtgcaaaattctagtttcccaccaacggtactcgtaaagcttcccaatcccaaagaagtctttgaaacgagcggtcgtaagagatttcgcctaattagggtactttcctctgtgaatagacggctccaccagtaacaacacaactaggtagttttgctggctctgaggattagtttgcttgaaatgcaaacttcaatatttatagaccaaggaagtttggacaccaaggaatttccaaaatcgaaaatattctcaagatatgcaatatatttcaaaattcggttttcataattcctggaaatgctatgtccaaatattgaccgaaatctcagtagaaaatctccaattagtaaatgcacaataccaatttttattttctaaagatatgcattttaattgctggaaattaaaagcatataaaactaaaaacctaaattaaaagattatcaatttatttcgattcgggattctcctttagttatta comes from Papaver somniferum cultivar HN1 chromosome 7, ASM357369v1, whole genome shotgun sequence and encodes:
- the LOC113294722 gene encoding uncharacterized protein LOC113294722, which translates into the protein MCDRKSSEYVQGVRSFIQFAKNNGGERTVFSCPFRHCMNGKGSVSLSEISLHLLKYGICLAYTIWRHHGESSVEEARSIHRDTTGVGVDGNVTAGVDVDENVTAGLDVDENVRAEMDVDENVGTSRCCKKNRSAAEREREPLYPKCPKRKSALYAATMVNNIKTHYGISYNGTNSMLELMNELLPEGNTLPCKFPDIKKMIQELGMYYVTYDAYVNDCILYWKDKSSLLKCHVCQEPRNVRVFNDERKLTQVSQKTLSHFPIIARLKRFYSIPWIAEAMLWHFRAQKDICVMRHPVDSSAWHCADNLCLEFAKGAQNITLRITTDGFNPNGCFGLSYSCWPMILYPYNLPPSMCMKREFSMLCLLISGLRAPSKRIDVYLQSLIEELKELWNEGVMTFDSFTNSEFLMRARLLWEIHDFPALGVLYGCVTHGCLACPTCGEETVVEWLSYCKKLCYMGHRRWLSSRHKFRDDKTNFGGVEHGKDPWPLTGLQFQEMVSNLKTKQGKGKTP